One Oncorhynchus keta strain PuntledgeMale-10-30-2019 chromosome 11, Oket_V2, whole genome shotgun sequence DNA window includes the following coding sequences:
- the LOC127933105 gene encoding glycerophosphodiester phosphodiesterase domain-containing protein 5-like isoform X2 → MAPSLTTLGKLPVVRCRLLQRYEHQPFVSCLAGLYGCQWRRYQRTRATPGDCCCSKLECASFALLILTFCLTLVFLYFWSEAQNDYNDFDWFNFGNLGFWFPWSVVLLVIAAAFFSYITLLLLLAVCLLSEGQKLYLHWGHKIGVLVSLAFSILAIAVLSDLCSKEWTTLLLSFQVTAPYLHVGGVLLMTLLSWPIALHFYHINRKGETCD, encoded by the exons ATGGCCCCCTCTCTGACCACCCTGGGGAAGCTGCCTGTGGTGCGCTGTCGGCTGCTGCAGCGCTACGAGCACCAGCCCTTTGTCTCATGCCTGGCCGGACTCTACGGCTGTCAATGGAGACGCTACCAGAGGACCCGCGCCACGCCGGGAGACTGCTGCTGCAGCAAG tTGGAATGTGCCAGCTTTGCACTCCTCATCCTGACATTCTGTCTCACACTGGTCTTCCTCTACTTCTGGAGTGAAGCTCAGAATGACTACAATGATTTTGACTG gtTTAACTTTGGGAACCTGGGTTTCTGGTTCCCCTGGTCTGTGGTGTTGCTGGTCATCGCTGCCGCCTTCTTCAGCTACATCACTCTGCTGCTG CTGTTGGCTGTATGTCTGCTGTCAGAGGGACAGAAGCTGTACCTACACTGGGGCCACAAG ATTGGGGTCCTGGTGAGTCTAGCCTTCTCCATTCTTGCCATAGCAGTGCTGTCTGACCTATGTAGCAAAGAGTGGaccactcttctcctctctttccag GTGACGGCACCATATTTACACGTGGGAGGAGTCTTGCTGATGACACTCCTTTCCTGGCCAATAGCCTTGCATTTCTACCACATCAATAGGAAAGGTGAGACTTGTGATTGA
- the LOC118390694 gene encoding aquaporin-11-like, whose protein sequence is MTDLGISLALLATTVLLCEATRILISRLFSGKDYAIYLVEIVSTYQLCACTHELKVLGEVGRIEPHIALTLTFIITVVHVITFHGAFANPNGAIENVYRKTITGKTAVARITCMFIGGKAAQLLVPHIWSLGLSDHHLTHKRFGFKCFSPINGSLLEAAGVELACTFAVQAAVLHIHKLDERFHAPVIAAVITSLVYSGGHISGAVFNPIMAFSVQFPCSGHTFLEYAFVYWLGPVTGMAMCILLFDKIIPLLSGKSAMGVGIPVVQKKKIQ, encoded by the exons ATGACAGACTTGGGGATTTCACTGGCACTATTGGCCACAACAGTACTTCTCTGCGAGGCGACGCGCATACTGATCTCGCGCCTGTTCTCTGGCAAGGATTATGCGATTTACCTAGTGGAAATTGTCTCGACCTACCAGCTCTGTGCATGTACGCACGAACTCAAAGTCCTGGGCGAAGTTGGCAGAATCGAACCGCATATAGCACTCACACTGACTTTCATAATCACGGTGGTCCACGTAATAACTTTTCACGGGGCGTTCGCCAACCCAAATGGTGCTATCGAGAACGTTTACCGCAAGACTATCACAGGGAAAACCGCGGTGGCGCGCATAACTTGTATGTTTATAGGTGGGAAAGCAGCGCAGCTCCTCGTGCCCCACATTTGGTCCTTGGGTCTATCCGACCACCACCTCACGCACAAAAGGTTCGGATTTAAATGCTTCAGTCCCATCAATGGGTCCCTGTTGGAGGCCGCTGGTGTGGAGCTGGCTTGCACTTTCGCTGTCCAAGCCGCAGTCCTCCACATTCATAAACTAGACGAGAGATTCCACGCCCCTGTCATCGCTGCTGTCATTACGTCACTGGTTTACTCAG GGGGTCATATTTCAGGGGCTGTTTTCAACCCAATCATGGCCTTCTCCGTCCAGTTCCCCTGCAGTGGACACACCTTCCTGGAATATGCTTTTGTCTACTGGCTGGGACCAGTCACAG GCATGGCAATGTGCATCCTGCTGTTTGACAAAATCATCCCACTCCTATCTGGGAAAAGCGCAATGGGCGTGGGCATCCCTGTTGTCCAGAAGAAGAAGATACAGTAA
- the LOC127933105 gene encoding glycerophosphodiester phosphodiesterase domain-containing protein 5-like isoform X3, with amino-acid sequence MAPSLTTLGKLPVVRCRLLQRYEHQPFVSCLAGLYGCQWRRYQRTRATPGDCCCSKLECASFALLILTFCLTLVFLYFWSEAQNDYNDFDWFNFGNLGFWFPWSVVLLVIAAAFFSYITLLLLLAVCLLSEGQKLYLHWGHKVTAPYLHVGGVLLMTLLSWPIALHFYHINRKGETCD; translated from the exons ATGGCCCCCTCTCTGACCACCCTGGGGAAGCTGCCTGTGGTGCGCTGTCGGCTGCTGCAGCGCTACGAGCACCAGCCCTTTGTCTCATGCCTGGCCGGACTCTACGGCTGTCAATGGAGACGCTACCAGAGGACCCGCGCCACGCCGGGAGACTGCTGCTGCAGCAAG tTGGAATGTGCCAGCTTTGCACTCCTCATCCTGACATTCTGTCTCACACTGGTCTTCCTCTACTTCTGGAGTGAAGCTCAGAATGACTACAATGATTTTGACTG gtTTAACTTTGGGAACCTGGGTTTCTGGTTCCCCTGGTCTGTGGTGTTGCTGGTCATCGCTGCCGCCTTCTTCAGCTACATCACTCTGCTGCTG CTGTTGGCTGTATGTCTGCTGTCAGAGGGACAGAAGCTGTACCTACACTGGGGCCACAAG GTGACGGCACCATATTTACACGTGGGAGGAGTCTTGCTGATGACACTCCTTTCCTGGCCAATAGCCTTGCATTTCTACCACATCAATAGGAAAGGTGAGACTTGTGATTGA